A segment of the uncultured Desulfobulbus sp. genome:
GGATGATGCCGCCGGTCTCGCCATCTCCGACCGGATGACCTCCCAGATTCGCGGCCTGAACCAGGCTTCCCGAAATGCCAACGATGGTATATCCATGGCGCAGACCGCTGAAGGCGCGCTCCAGGAAACCACCAATATTCTCCAGCGTATGCGTGAGTTGGCCATCCAATCGGCCAATGACACCAACAGCTCGTCCGATCGCGCTTCCCTGCAGGCCGAGGTCAATCAGCTCCAGCAGGAAATGACCCGCATCGCCTCCAGCACCTCGTTCAACAATAGAAACGTGCTCGACGGCACCCTGAACAACGCCCAGTTTCAGGTTGGCGCCAATGCCAATGAAACCATTACCTTTTCCATTCCTTCCGCCAAGGCGGAAGACCTCGGCATCAATTCGCTGGAGTCGACCGCAACGCCTGCCAGCGCGGTGCCCGACACCACCCAATCGGTGGTTAGCATCACCGCGGTGGGCCCTGCAAACGATACCTCGGCCGGCAATGGCATCACCACTCAGACCGTCACCCTGACCAACGACGTCACCGGTGCCACCTCCACCCTCAACGTGCTGGCCGACATGTCGGCTGCGAACATCGCCTCTTTGGTCACCCCGGCTGTCACCGCATCCACCGGTTGGTCAGCGACTGCAACCACGACCGCAACCCTGGGCACCCTGCAGAATGCCGGTGATGTCAGCTTCACCCTGGCAGGCAGCGTCGGCTCGGCAGCCATCAGTGCAACAATTGCATCGACCGCCGACCTAACCGCGCTCAGCACGGCAATCAACAATGAATCGGCCAACACCGGCATCACCGCATCGATCAGCGGTAACGTGATCACCCTGACCGACTCCTCGGGTGCTGACATCAAGTTGGATGACTTCGCCAATACCGGTACCGGCACCCTGGATATGAGCGGTGTCACCCTCACCAGCGGTGGCACCGACTCCGCCACCATCGGCGGTACGGTTACCTTCACCGGCCCGGGTACAACCGCTGTTTCCGCTATCACCGGCGCCACCAGCGTCGACACCACCACAGCGGCCACCTCACCCCTTGGCATCGAGACCGCAACGACAGCAGCTGCCGACACCTCGGCAGGCAATAACGTTGTCGCCCAGACCCTGACCATTGTCGGGCCCGATTCCACAGAAACCGTTGATGTAGAGTTAAACGATAGTGCCTACACCATCGCCCACAACGTCAACCTGGAGACCTCACTCACCGGCGTAACCGCCGAAGCCCGGACCACGGCGACCATCTCCGACCTGGTCAGTGACGGTACCATCAGCTTCGAACTTACGGGCAGCAACGCCGATCCGATAGAGTTCAGTGCCACCGTCACCACCGACGACCTGACCTCGCTGGCCTCTGCCATCAATGATAAATCCGGCTCCACCGGCATTCTCGCCACCATCAGCGGCGATCTCAAGAGCATCACCCTGGTGCAGTCGGAAGGGTATGATATCAATATTGCCAACTATACCCACAGCAGTGACCTTGCAACCGATACCATCACCATCACCGGGAACGAGGGCGATGGGATTCAACTTGCAGGCGATAGTGCAAGTGTAACCGACTCCACGGTTATCGGTGGCGAGGTGACCTTCTACAGTACCGGTTCCTTCAACGTGCAAAGCACAGTGGATGGCGGTTTAGGCTCTATCTTTAACAGCAGTGCCGGTGTGGCCAACGCCAGTGACCTGACCTCGGTCGATACCATCGATATCAGTACGGTTGAAGGCGCCACCGAGGCGATCAAGGCGATTGACGGCGCGATCAGCCAGATCGACGATCTCCGCGGCCTGCTGGGTGCGATCCAGAACCGGTTCGAATCCACCATCTCCAACCTGATGAATGTTTCCGAAAACCTTTCCGCCGCCCGGAGTCGTATCCTCGATGCGGATATCGCCCAGGAAACATCAACCATGACTAAAAACAACATCCTCCAACAGGCGGGCGTCTCCATTCTCACCCAGGCCAACCAAACCCCGCAGCTGGCGCTGCAGCTGCTCCAGGGCTAATCGTCCCCATTTTCTCCGGAGGGCGCGGCAATCGCCCCTCCGGACTTCATTTTCAACAGTCAAGGACAGCGCCATGAAAATCGTCATGTTTCAATACAACAGGGAATCCTCCGCAATCATTCAACAAAGCGAACTCAGCCGAAAAAAGGACAGCAGGGCATTGACCCAAAATTCGATCCTTGCCAACGGCTACAACGACCGCTTCCTCTGGGAAGAGACACAGCCCCGCAAACCCAAGCCCAAAAGCGAATATATCATCCCGGGAAATTGGCAGTAAACGGTCGCTGATTGTCAAAGGCCCCTGCTCCACAAGAGCAGGGGCTTTTTTTATGTGATTACCACCAAAGCACAGCTTGAAAAGAGGAGATCTCTCCCGATGGTCGAGATGACCTCGGGGTGGTGCTGCGCTCCCTCGAAAGAGCAGCCTCATCGATGTCATCCCGAATGTGAGGGATTTCGTCTTTGTCCCCTTGAGCTGAAGTTCAGTGGTAATCATTTTTTTTTATGTGATTACCATCGAACCTCAACTCAAGGCTCTGTTTTTGAGATCCCTCTCATTCGTTCGGGATGACATCGAAATTGTGGGCCGCTCCGAGGAATGACGCACCACTCGGGGGTCATCTCGACCGAAGGGAGAGATCTCATTGCTTCAAAAAAAATATTTAAAAAAAAGCTAAACTTTTTCCCGGCAACGTTCGATACGCATAGTGAAGGAAAGGGGCGTCATAGAGGATTGCCCCCTGAATTTTTAGCACCATTCAAGAAAACAGTTTGTAAGGAGGCGCCGATCGGCGAAAATAGTTTCAAGTAGTCGGCAGTTTTTTTTACAGAAAAGCAGTACCCAAAAAACGGCA
Coding sequences within it:
- a CDS encoding flagellin, with amino-acid sequence MALTINTNVASLNAQRNLTKSQGDLATAMERLSSGLRINSAKDDAAGLAISDRMTSQIRGLNQASRNANDGISMAQTAEGALQETTNILQRMRELAIQSANDTNSSSDRASLQAEVNQLQQEMTRIASSTSFNNRNVLDGTLNNAQFQVGANANETITFSIPSAKAEDLGINSLESTATPASAVPDTTQSVVSITAVGPANDTSAGNGITTQTVTLTNDVTGATSTLNVLADMSAANIASLVTPAVTASTGWSATATTTATLGTLQNAGDVSFTLAGSVGSAAISATIASTADLTALSTAINNESANTGITASISGNVITLTDSSGADIKLDDFANTGTGTLDMSGVTLTSGGTDSATIGGTVTFTGPGTTAVSAITGATSVDTTTAATSPLGIETATTAAADTSAGNNVVAQTLTIVGPDSTETVDVELNDSAYTIAHNVNLETSLTGVTAEARTTATISDLVSDGTISFELTGSNADPIEFSATVTTDDLTSLASAINDKSGSTGILATISGDLKSITLVQSEGYDINIANYTHSSDLATDTITITGNEGDGIQLAGDSASVTDSTVIGGEVTFYSTGSFNVQSTVDGGLGSIFNSSAGVANASDLTSVDTIDISTVEGATEAIKAIDGAISQIDDLRGLLGAIQNRFESTISNLMNVSENLSAARSRILDADIAQETSTMTKNNILQQAGVSILTQANQTPQLALQLLQG